In the Malaya genurostris strain Urasoe2022 chromosome 1, Malgen_1.1, whole genome shotgun sequence genome, one interval contains:
- the LOC131432838 gene encoding facilitated trehalose transporter Tret1-like, translating to MLQFVLNAIQRKRQYVAALVANLSIACMGASMAWTSPVEPKLNNLNESPLSRIPTASELSWIGSILTLGSLTGPAFAGIVAYRFGRKLAMLSSAVFFLLAYVLFLTAASVIQILVGRFLQGCGIGFAITITPLYVAEIATANRRGSLGSLVQTFITLGLLFDYAIGPYVSYTAFQWIHMILPIVFILAFTQMPETPQFFVSKGNYAAAARSLSYIRGEPMSELQHEFDSIQYSVEESMRNRGSFRDLFRDHANLRALTICTGVVIFQQLSGINPVQFFTQTIFDKTGTGLRGDISAIILGIFQVVASIVTALIVDRVGRRPTLLISALGMCCALFALGVYFFLDATGMENLEQISFLPVVSLVLFVVMFCTGFGPIAWVLLGEMFAPSIKSLASSIVSSICWLSSFFVLFYFTALGEAVGTHWLFWIFAICCAVGFVFTYVFVVETKGLTLPDIQARLNETTPVIAGNKS from the exons ATGCTGCAATTTGTGCTAAATGCTATTCAACGTAAAAGACAGTATGTTGCCGCTTTAGTGG CAAACCTCTCGATCGCCTGTATGGGTGCCAGTATGGCGTGGACCTCCCCGGTCGAGCCGAAGCTGAATAACCTGAACGAATCTCCTTTGTCTCGGATTCCAACCGCATCCGAACTGTCCTGGATAGGATCGATCCTAACGCTAGGATCTCTAACCG GTCCTGCATTTGCCGGTATTGTCGCGTACCGGTTCGGTAGAAAGCTCGCTATGCTATCCAGTGCTGTATTCTTCCTGTTGGCGTACGTACTTTTCCTGACCGCGGCATCCGTGATACAGATTCTGGTGGGTCGATTTCTACAAGGATGCGGCATTGGGTTTGCGATTACCATCACACCGTTGTATGTGGCCGAGATTGCAACGGCTAATCGACGAGGTTCTCTGGGTTCACTGGTTCAAACCTTCATCACGTTAGGGTTGCTGTTTGACTACGCCATCGGGCCATACGTCAGTTATACTGCTTTCCAGTGGATTCATATGATCCTACCGATCGTGTTTATACTGGCGTTTACGCAGATGCCTGAAACACCGCAATTTTTCGTGTCGAAAGGAAATTATGCAGCCGCAGCTCGATCCCTATCGTATATCCGTGGAGAACCGATGTCGGAACTACAGCACGAGTTTGACTCAATCCAGTATTCGGTAGAAGAATCCATGCGAAATCGAGGATCATTTCGAGATCTTTTCCGAGACCACGCGAACTTACGAGCGTTGACGATTTGCACCGGAGTGGTCATCTTCCAGCAACTATCCGGTATTAATCCGGTACAGTTCTTCACACAAACGATCTTCGACAAAACCGGCACCGGTCTGCGGGGTGACATATCCGCAATTATACTCGGAATCTTTCAGGTTGTGGCCAGCATTGTGACGGCTCTGATCGTCGACCGAGTAGGACGGCGTCCAACTCTTCTAATCTCCGCACTTGGCATGTGCTGTGCTCTCTTCGCTCTTGGAGTTTACTTCTTTTTGGACGCCACTGGTATGGAAAATCTCGAACAGATATCTTTCCTACCGGTAGTTTCACTGGTTTTGTTCGTCGTCATGTTCTGCACTGGCTTTGGCCCGATTGCTTGGGTTCTGCTGGGGGAGATGTTTGCCCCCAGCATAAAATCCCTCGCGTCATCGATCGTGTCCTCCATCTGTTGGTTGAGCTCATTTTTCGTCCTGTTCTATTTCACCGCTCTGGGTGAAGCCGTTGGAACCCATTGGCTGTTCTGGATCTTCGCCATCTGCTGTGCGGTTGGATTCGTGTTCACGTACGTGTTCGTAGTGGAAACCAAAGGACTTACTCTGCCTGACATTCAGGCTCGACTCAATGAAACTACGCCGGTGATTGCTGGCAATAAAAGCTAA
- the LOC131432846 gene encoding cytokine receptor-like yields the protein MEDYRISTFLLFLCIYSVLGLGWISPQTPIYRLVNQSYSINCTLNRSDPETYQFTSSDLMFYIKDVPVPRQYVKIVNETSIQLNVHNSSVNALQYICKLNNSKGVDMRSVLIGYKPYNVTNFKCRSENWQKMNCSFQQAYNPIPTKYDLSFRFDTSPVDFTCPLEGQFNNTWKCSVDLDSSYRQSHELYYFVLESTNIFGTNRQEFVVNNFNNVIPEAPSECMVSNVTSRSAILHWSISYKLQTFKRDFTFQVKILSSFDNKIWKFMNVSKITKSLTNYTLPLESLDFADTRYDVRIRMKTATADDIEEMWSNYSSCLFNTLPRRPDSPPEVALGGFEINVYNDIFVYWKEVPKSRHNAANGFQYKITSITRNGFPVSNVIEGRNGSTMLQFRNMTDGNYTFEIRSSNSEGDSLKHSELFIPSRDYRVPKPEITKLLSDSGRYLLSWKAVPEHIAKVTSYTVLWCNSSSNSPNDCNGSINFDYVDGSKNSYELNNVSSTLNFAVAANSGNVSSGMVWASCTATQKNDIGKLKTIWIPAMQSTYIDLEWKLECGDSAIVEGYNIIYCPINSPRDQSCKDPEKSLNITGITSHRISGLKPYVTYKIQVAMYSKNRIGPRSDPLFNTTLEAAPSPPRDLVYKEIRNDSVTLHWKAPLQINGGKMNYEVWYNHLHTKVYTKNYTHDVTYTLRDLEPFSNYKIIVRAYTISYSNNSNSLDIITEIGTPGTIHQPGSLDLNDTKLSIVWQPPERKAGCIEYYELKIKTNAQSEEAVTVTRVQGNRCRLSRPICQHGSIDFNRTDKYEFMVRAVNVILSPHAPNYTVWNKLHCSEKHSFYSDHAVGSSHHYYSPYPGIAAECELHGREAPSINWTSIDQYATILYGEWSKPLVHWCNYGPEQSLSVVLFQFITPFFALTVLMVCTYKIMKKMKRIKDIQVVLPEALKEIVADNAIKWKDHDNYHEFSDSIHDHSLLPPVSGHGRYTDTNTRVLPEDTASVGSMEENEELAPQDINLLMLSDDDKSQHHLSIDNALPEQPKAAVAVESTVKPKSTPPVVNIAAPSGYVSAPMPKHTTNGYVYAPRSKTSPLDYKHPKLLVPTDADVISGYVTHKQLSDYGHKVQ from the coding sequence ATGGAAGATTATCGGATATCAACATTTTTACTATTCCTGTGTATTTACTCCGTACTGGGCCTAGGATGGATCTCGCCACAAACGCCCATTTATAGATTGGTGAATCAATCGTATAGCATAAACTGCACCTTGAATCGATCGGACCCCGAAACGTACCAGTTCACCAGTAGCGATTTAATGTTCTATATAAAAGATGTTCCTGTGCCACGGCAGTATGTTAAAATTGTTAACGAAACATCCATCCAATTAAATGTGCACAATTCGTCGGTCAATGCGCTACAGTACATATGCAAGTTGAACAACTCGAAGGGTGTGGACATGCGAAGCGTTTTAATCGGCTACAAACCGTACAACGTGACAAATTTCAAATGCCGATCGGAGAATTGGCAAAAGATGAACTGTTCCTTTCAGCAAGCGTACAATCCCATTCCGACGAAGTATGATCTGAGCTTTCGCTTCGACACATCGCCCGTGGACTTTACCTGTCCACTGGAGGGCCAATTCAACAACACTTGGAAGTGTTCGGTCGATTTGGACTCGTCGTACCGGCAATCGCATGAGTTGTATTATTTTGTGCTGGAATCAACGAACATATTCGGAACGAACCGACAGGAATTTGTGGTCAACAATTTCAACAATGTGATCCCGGAAGCACCGTCGGAGTGTATGGTTAGTAACGTTACTTCGAGAAGTGCCATCCTACACTGGTCAATTTCATATAAGCTGCAAACGTTCAAGAGAGATTTCACGTttcaagtaaaaatattatcaaGTTTCGATAACAAAATATGGAAATTCATGAATGTAAGCAAGATAACGAAATCGTTAACCAATTACACGCTACCGCTGGAAAGTTTGGACTTTGCTGACACACGGTACGATGTtcggattcgaatgaaaacGGCAACGGCTGATGACATCGAGGAAATGTGGTCCAACTATTCCAGCTGTTTGTTTAATACTCTACCGAGAAGACCGGACAGTCCGCCGGAGGTGGCATtgggtggttttgaaattaacGTCTACAACGATATTTTCGTTTACTGGAAGGAAGTGCCGAAAAGTAGACACAATGCGGCCAATGGATTCCAGTATAAGATCACCAGTATCACCCGGAACGGGTTCCCGGTTAGTAACGTAATCGAAGGTCGAAACGGCAGTACGATGCTGCAGTTTCGCAATATGACCGATGGCAATtatacattcgaaatacgtagctCGAACAGCGAGGGTGATTCGTTGAAGCACAGCGAATTGTTTATACCGAGTCGAGATTATCGCGtcccgaaaccggaaatcaccaAACTACTGTCCGATTCCGGGAGGTATTTGCTCTCGTGGAAAGCAGTTCCGGAGCACATTGCGAAGGTAACCTCGTACACGGTGCTGTGGTGCAACTCGAGCAGTAATTCTCCGAATGATTGCAACGGATCCATCAACTTTGACTATGTGGATGGGTCTAAAAATAGCTACGAGCTGAATAATGTAAGTTCGACGTTGAATTTCGCTGTAGCTGCCAATTCCGGGAATGTTTCCTCCGGAATGGTTTGGGCATCATGCACGGCTACACAGAAGAATGACATTGGCAAACTGAAGACCATCTGGATACCGGCCATGCAGTCAACTTACATTGATTTGGAATGGAAATTGGAGTGTGGCGATAGTGCCATAGTGGAAGGTTACAACATCATCTACTGTCCGATCAATTCGCCTCGTGATCAGAGTTGCAAAGACCCGGAGAAATCGCTCAACATTACCGGAATTACTTCGCACCGGATCAGTGGCTTGAAACCGTATGTTACGTACAAAATTCAGGTGGCAATGTATTCGAAAAATAGGATCGGTCCACGCAGTGATCCACTTTTTAATACAACACTGGAAGCGGCACCATCGCCACCGAGGGATTTGGTTTACAAGGAAATCCGGAATGATTCGGTTACACTGCACTGGAAAGCTCCCCTTCAAATTAACGGCGGTAAGATGAACTATGAAGTGTGGTACAACCATTTGCACACTAAAGTTTACACGAAAAATTACACCCACGATGTCACTTACACCCTGCGTGATTTGGAACCATTCTCGAACTACAAAATAATCGTCCGTGCTTACACCATTAGCTATTCGAACAATTCCAATTCTCTCGATATCATAACGGAAATTGGTACCCCAGGGACGATCCACCAACCGGGATCGTTGGATCTGAACGATACGAAACTGTCGATTGTGTGGCAACCACCGGAACGGAAAGCCGGTTGCATTGAGTATTATGAactgaaaattaaaacaaacgcaCAGAGCGAAGAAGCGGTCACGGTGACGCGCGTTCAAGGGAACCGTTGTCGACTTTCGCGGCCTATTTGCCAGCATGGTTCGATAGATTTTAACCGTACGGACAAGTATGAATTTATGGTACGCGCGGTGAATGTAATTCTCAGTCCCCACGCCCCCAACTACACGGTGTGGAACAAACTGCATTGCAGTGAAAAACATTCCTTCTATTCGGACCATGCGGTCGGCAGTTCGCATCACTACTACAGTCCGTATCCTGGCATAGCAGCGGAATGTGAACTGCATGGTCGGGAGGCTCCATCCATCAACTGGACTAGCATCGATCAATATGCCACCATTTTGTACGGCGAGTGGTCAAAACCACTGGTCCACTGGTGTAACTACGGCCCGGAACAGTCGCTGTCGGTGGTGCTGTTCCAATTCATAACCCCATTCTTTGCCCTCACCGTACTAATGGTGTGCACTTACAAGATAATGAAGAAAATGAAACGCATCAAGGACATTCAGGTGGTCCTACCCGAGGCACTGAAGGAGATTGTGGCTGACAATGCCATCAAATGGAAAGATCACGATAACTATCACGAATTTTCGGACAGCATCCATGATCACAGTTTGCTGCCACCGGTTTCCGGTCACGGTAGATACACGGACACGAACACTCGCGTTCTTCCGGAAGATACGGCAAGTGTCGGATCGATGGAGGAAAACGAAGAACTGGCACCACAGGACATCAATCTGCTGATGCTTTCCGATGATGACAAATCGCAACATCATCTATCGATCGACAACGCATTGCCGGAACAACCGAAGGCAGCGGTGGCGGTGGAATCAACTGTGAAAccgaaaagtacgccaccggtGGTCAACATTGCTGCCCCCTCCGGATACGTTTCAGCTCCGATGCCCAAGCACACCACCAATGGATATGTGTACGCACCTAGAAGTAAGACCTCTCCGCTTGATTATAAACACCCGAAACTGCTGGTACCCACCGATGCCGATGTCATTTCCGGGTATGTAACACACAAACAGCTGTCCGATTATGGCCACAAGGTTCAGTAG
- the LOC131432852 gene encoding facilitated trehalose transporter Tret1, with the protein MNPTDLNYQAVATFEKVENGNYRMEKGSATKQFLAGVTVNIASVALGTCLGWTSPMGPVYKSNDTNINPLEVIPTTAEESWIGSLVALGALIAPFIAGPLAQRFGRRLTLLGSSAFFIVSWILLLTTNNIVQLLVARLIQGFGVGFVMTVQTMYIGEIASDQYRGALGSLMQLCIVSGILYVYVIGPYVSYAALQWACLALPILFSATFFFMPETPTYYITKGRHNDASKSLQFLRGMSADGVQDELKKTTQSVEEAMRNKASVMDLFQTKGNVKALIICSGLISFQQLSGVNVILFYSQTIFAKTGSSLAPEISTILVGIVQVLASGATPLIVDRLGRKPILLASAGGMCIAHGLMGLYFYMDFIKSDAVESISWLPIFALIFFVTLYCVGFGPLPWAVLGEMFRADVKPIASSIVASTCWVLGFLVLQFFSSLDEAVGSHWSFWIFGILCGVAFVFTLTTMMETKGLTLEEIQEELNK; encoded by the exons ATGAATCCAACTGATCTAAACTACCAAGCAGTGGCGACAttcgaaaaagtcgaaaacgGAAACTACAGAATGGAGAAAGGATCTGCAACCAAACAATTTTTGGCGGGTGTTACTG TCAACATCGCCTCAGTAGCCTTGGGAACATGCCTGGGATGGACATCTCCGATGGGTCCCGTTTACAAATCCAACGATACCAACATAAATCCACTGGAGGTAATACCAACTACGGCCGAGGAATCATGGATAGGATCATTGGTTGCTCTGGGAGCCCTAATCG CTCCCTTCATCGCTGGACCGCTGGCGCAAAGATTTGGCCGTAGGTTAACCCTGCTGGGTAGCTCGGCTTTTTTCATCGTAAGTTGGATCCTTCTACTCACGACAAATAACATTGTCCAGCTTCTGGTGGCTCGATTGATTCAAGGTTTTGGAGTAGGATTTGTAATGACGGTACAGACGATGTACATCGGTGAAATAGCTAGTGATCAGTATCGAGGAGCGCTTGGTTCACTCATGCAATTGTGCATAGTTT CCGGTATTCTCTATGTGTACGTAATCGGACCATACGTGAGCTACGCCGCACTGCAATGGGCCTGTTTGGCGCTTCCGATATTATTCTCGGCGACCTTTTTCTTTATGCCGGAAACCCCGACTTACTACATAACCAAGGGCCGGCATAATGATGCAAGCAAATCTCTGCAGTTCCTTCGTGGTATGTCAGCTGATGGAGTTCAAGATGAACTGAAGAAAACCACCCAGTCCGTGGAGGAAGCAATGCGGAACAAAGCGAGTGTCATGGATCTGTTCCAAACCAAAGGCAACGTGAAGGCGTTGATCATTTGTTCGGGTTTAATCAGCTTCCAGCAGTTGTCTGGAGTAAACGTTATTTTGTTCTACAGTCAAACTATTTTCGCCAAAACAGGCAGTAGTTTAGCTCCGgaaatttcaacaattttagtTGGCATAGTGCAGGTCCTGGCCAGTGGAGCTACGCCACTAATCGTTGACCGACTGGGCCGTAAACCGATTCTACTAGCATCAGCCGGTGGAATGTGTATTGCCCACGGGCTTATGGGACTGTATTTCTACATGGATTTCATTAAGTCGGATGCAGTGGAAAGCATCAGCTGGTTGCCAATTTTTGCGTTGATCTTCTTTGTCACACTCTATTGTGTCGGGTTTGGACCCCTTCCATGGGCCGTACTGGGTGAGATGTTCCGCGCAGATGTTAAACCGATCGCCTCCTCGATTGTGGCGTCCACCTGCTGGGTGCTAGGATTCCTGGTACTGCAGTTCTTCTCCTCACTGGACGAGGCAGTTGGATCCCACTGGTCGTTCTGGATATTTGGCATTTTGTGCGGAGTAGCATTCGTATTCACCCTGACCACCATGATGGAGACTAAAGGATTGACTCTGGAAGAGATTCAGGAGGAATTGAACAAGTAG